A genomic window from Cupriavidus basilensis includes:
- the kdpA gene encoding potassium-transporting ATPase subunit KdpA, whose protein sequence is MSTEFLGLLVLYLAILLALAPFVGRYIRRAMEDDRYLATAWGRPLERVLYRVAGVRANAEMGWKQYAIAVIAFNMLGVVVVYALQRMQAWLPLNPQGFGAVSPDSAFNTAVSFVANTNWQGYAGESTMSYLTQMLALTVQNFFSAATGIAVVFALIRGFARQSAATIGNFWVDMTRCTLYVLVPISAAIALALVSQGVIQNFDSYKEVSLVTPVEYSQPKVDAAGQPVLDAKGAPVMEAMKTDKQTLAMGPVASQEAIKMLGTNGGGFFNANSAHPFENPTELANLIEMLAIFLIPAALCFTFGEMVKDRRQGVAILASMAVIFVVMACVAAASEQQANAALAGLPIDHAASALQAGGNMEGKETRFGIAATALFATITTAASCGAVNAMHDSFTAIGGLVPMLLMQLGEVVFGGVGSGLYGMLVYAVLAVFIAGLMIGRTPEYLGKKIETYEMKMTAVAILVTPLLVLLGTAVAVMVEPGRAGVFNPGTHGFSEILYALSSAANNNGSAFAGLSANTPFYNVLLAAAMWFGRFWIIVPILAMAGSLAAKRRLPVTGGTMPTHGPLFVVLLVGSVLMVGALTYIPALALGPVAEQLQAPVVSAASK, encoded by the coding sequence ATGTCCACCGAATTCCTGGGACTACTGGTCCTCTATCTAGCCATCCTGCTGGCGCTCGCGCCCTTCGTGGGGCGTTATATCCGCCGCGCGATGGAAGACGACCGCTATCTCGCCACGGCCTGGGGCCGCCCACTTGAGCGCGTGCTGTATCGCGTGGCGGGCGTGCGCGCCAATGCCGAGATGGGCTGGAAGCAATATGCCATCGCGGTCATCGCCTTCAACATGCTGGGCGTGGTGGTGGTCTATGCGCTGCAGCGCATGCAGGCCTGGCTGCCGCTTAACCCGCAAGGCTTCGGCGCGGTGTCGCCGGACTCGGCCTTCAACACCGCCGTGAGCTTCGTCGCCAATACCAACTGGCAGGGCTATGCGGGCGAATCCACCATGAGCTATCTCACGCAGATGCTGGCGCTCACGGTGCAGAACTTCTTCTCGGCGGCCACCGGCATCGCGGTGGTGTTCGCGCTGATCCGCGGCTTTGCGCGCCAGAGCGCGGCCACCATCGGCAACTTCTGGGTCGACATGACGCGCTGCACGCTCTATGTGCTGGTGCCGATTTCCGCTGCGATCGCGCTGGCGCTGGTCAGCCAGGGCGTGATCCAGAATTTCGACAGCTACAAGGAAGTCAGCCTGGTCACGCCGGTCGAATACAGCCAGCCCAAGGTGGACGCAGCCGGGCAGCCCGTGCTCGACGCCAAGGGCGCGCCGGTGATGGAGGCCATGAAGACCGACAAGCAGACGCTGGCAATGGGCCCGGTGGCTTCGCAGGAAGCCATCAAGATGCTCGGCACCAACGGCGGTGGCTTCTTCAACGCCAATTCGGCCCATCCGTTCGAGAACCCGACCGAGCTTGCCAACCTGATCGAGATGCTGGCCATCTTCCTGATCCCGGCGGCGCTGTGCTTCACCTTCGGCGAGATGGTCAAGGACCGCCGCCAGGGCGTGGCGATCCTGGCGTCGATGGCGGTGATCTTCGTCGTGATGGCATGCGTCGCCGCAGCCTCCGAGCAGCAGGCCAACGCCGCGCTGGCGGGTTTGCCGATCGACCATGCGGCCAGCGCGCTGCAGGCGGGCGGCAATATGGAAGGCAAGGAAACGCGCTTCGGCATCGCCGCCACCGCGCTGTTCGCCACCATCACCACGGCGGCGTCGTGCGGCGCGGTCAACGCCATGCACGACTCCTTCACCGCCATCGGCGGGCTGGTGCCGATGCTGCTGATGCAGCTTGGCGAAGTGGTGTTCGGCGGCGTCGGCTCTGGCCTGTACGGCATGCTGGTGTATGCGGTGCTCGCCGTGTTCATCGCGGGCCTGATGATCGGCCGCACGCCGGAGTACCTGGGCAAGAAGATCGAGACCTATGAGATGAAGATGACCGCGGTGGCGATCCTCGTCACGCCGCTGCTGGTGCTGCTGGGCACGGCCGTGGCGGTGATGGTGGAGCCGGGCCGCGCGGGCGTGTTCAACCCGGGCACGCACGGCTTCTCGGAGATCCTCTACGCGCTTTCGTCGGCCGCCAACAACAACGGCAGCGCCTTCGCCGGCCTGTCGGCCAACACGCCCTTCTACAACGTGCTGCTGGCCGCGGCGATGTGGTTCGGCCGCTTCTGGATCATCGTGCCGATCCTGGCCATGGCGGGATCGCTGGCGGCCAAGCGCAGGCTGCCGGTGACGGGCGGCACCATGCCCACGCACGGCCCGCTGTTCGTGGTGCTGCTGGTCGGCTCGGTGCTGATGGTGGGCGCGCTCACCTATATCCCGGCGCTGGCGCTGGGCCCGGTGGCAGAGCAGCTGCAGGCGCCGGTGGTCTCGGCGGCTAGCAAGTAA
- the kdpB gene encoding potassium-transporting ATPase subunit KdpB, translating to MQQESMVTRSKNAGAAPANTTPATSVVTPALAAQKSGGHHRPRGGMFAPELVKPALLDSVKKLSPRDQLRNPVMFVVYVGSILTTILFFRALFSPATAGGESAGFILAVSVWLWFTVLFANFAEALAEGRSKQQAEALRGLKTTVTAKLVKEGRRDYRAAGATEARGAAALRRGDVVLVEAGDMVPGDGDVIEGVASVDESAITGESAPVIRESGGDFSSVTGGTRVLSDWIVVRITTNPGESFIDRMITMVEGAKRQKTPNELALTILLVGLTIVLLLATATLQPFSVYSVFVAKAGMPVTITVLIALLVCLIPTTIGGLLSAIGVAGMSRMMEANVIATSGRAVEAAGDVDVLLLDKTGTITHGNRQASRFIAAPGVSAQQLAEAAWLSSLADETPEGRSIVTLARQQAGAATPDISALRPIFVPFTAQTRMSGVDAGGRSVRKGAADAVRKYVTERAGKFPDAVMQAVDDVARAGSTPLVVAESSTDGNGETVRVLGVVELKDIVKAGIRERFGELRKMGIKTVMITGDNRLTAASIAAEAGVDDFLAEATPEAKLKLIRDYQAEGRLVAMTGDGTNDAPALAQADVAVAMNSGTQAAKEAGNMVDLDSNPTKLIEIVEIGKQMLMTRGSLTTFSVANDVAKYFAIIPAAFATTYPQLNQLNVMGLSTPASAILSAVIFNALIIVVLIPLALRGVVYRPLGAAILLRRNLLVYGLGGILVPFVGIKVIDMILTLFGWV from the coding sequence ATGCAACAAGAATCCATGGTGACGCGCAGCAAGAACGCCGGCGCGGCACCGGCAAACACTACCCCGGCCACCAGCGTGGTCACGCCGGCCCTGGCCGCGCAAAAGAGCGGCGGCCATCATCGCCCGCGCGGTGGCATGTTCGCGCCCGAGCTCGTCAAGCCGGCCCTGCTCGATTCGGTGAAGAAGCTCTCGCCGCGCGACCAGTTGCGCAACCCGGTGATGTTCGTGGTCTATGTGGGCAGCATCCTGACCACGATCCTGTTCTTCCGCGCGCTGTTCTCGCCCGCCACGGCGGGCGGCGAGAGCGCCGGGTTTATCCTGGCCGTGTCGGTGTGGCTGTGGTTCACCGTGCTCTTCGCCAACTTTGCCGAAGCGCTGGCCGAGGGCCGCAGCAAGCAGCAAGCCGAAGCGCTGCGCGGGCTCAAGACCACCGTCACCGCCAAGCTGGTCAAGGAAGGCCGGCGCGACTACCGCGCCGCCGGCGCCACCGAGGCGCGCGGCGCTGCCGCGCTGCGCCGTGGCGACGTGGTGCTGGTCGAGGCGGGCGACATGGTGCCCGGCGACGGGGACGTGATCGAAGGCGTGGCCTCGGTGGACGAGAGCGCCATTACCGGCGAATCGGCTCCCGTGATCCGCGAGTCCGGCGGTGACTTTTCTTCGGTCACCGGCGGCACGCGCGTGCTGTCCGACTGGATCGTGGTGCGCATCACCACCAATCCGGGCGAGAGCTTCATTGACCGCATGATCACCATGGTGGAAGGCGCCAAGCGCCAGAAGACGCCGAACGAACTGGCGCTGACCATCCTGCTGGTGGGCCTGACCATCGTGCTGCTGCTGGCCACGGCCACGCTGCAGCCGTTCTCGGTGTACAGCGTGTTCGTCGCCAAGGCCGGCATGCCCGTCACCATCACCGTGCTGATCGCGCTGCTGGTGTGCCTGATCCCGACCACCATCGGCGGGCTGCTGTCGGCCATCGGCGTGGCCGGCATGAGCCGCATGATGGAAGCCAACGTGATCGCCACCTCGGGCCGCGCGGTGGAAGCCGCTGGCGACGTGGACGTACTGCTGCTCGACAAGACCGGCACCATCACGCACGGCAACCGCCAGGCTTCACGCTTTATCGCCGCGCCTGGCGTGTCGGCGCAGCAACTGGCCGAAGCCGCCTGGCTGTCATCGCTGGCCGATGAAACGCCGGAAGGCCGCAGCATCGTCACGCTGGCGCGCCAGCAGGCCGGCGCCGCCACGCCCGATATCAGCGCGCTGCGCCCGATCTTCGTGCCGTTCACCGCGCAGACCCGCATGAGCGGCGTGGATGCCGGCGGGCGCAGCGTGCGCAAGGGCGCCGCCGATGCCGTGCGCAAGTACGTGACCGAGCGCGCCGGCAAGTTCCCCGACGCCGTGATGCAGGCCGTGGACGACGTGGCCCGCGCCGGCAGCACGCCGCTGGTGGTGGCGGAGTCCAGCACCGATGGCAATGGCGAGACCGTGCGCGTGCTTGGCGTGGTGGAACTCAAGGACATCGTCAAGGCCGGCATTCGCGAGCGTTTCGGCGAACTGCGCAAGATGGGCATCAAGACGGTGATGATCACCGGTGACAACCGCCTCACCGCCGCGTCGATCGCAGCGGAGGCCGGCGTCGATGACTTCCTGGCCGAAGCCACACCCGAAGCCAAGCTCAAGCTGATCCGCGACTACCAGGCCGAAGGCCGCCTGGTGGCGATGACCGGCGACGGCACCAACGACGCGCCGGCGCTGGCGCAGGCCGACGTGGCGGTGGCGATGAACAGCGGCACGCAGGCGGCGAAAGAAGCCGGCAACATGGTCGACCTCGACAGCAATCCGACCAAGCTGATCGAAATCGTCGAGATCGGCAAGCAGATGCTGATGACGCGCGGCTCGCTTACCACCTTCAGCGTGGCCAATGATGTGGCGAAGTATTTCGCCATCATCCCGGCAGCGTTCGCCACCACGTACCCGCAGCTCAACCAGCTCAATGTGATGGGCTTGTCCACGCCGGCCTCGGCTATCTTATCGGCGGTGATCTTCAACGCGCTGATCATCGTGGTGCTGATCCCGCTGGCGCTGCGCGGCGTGGTGTACCGGCCGCTCGGCGCGGCCATCCTGCTGCGGCGCAACCTGCTGGTGTACGGCCTCGGCGGCATCCTGGTGCCCTTTGTCGGCATCAAGGTGATCGACATGATCCTGACCCTGTTCGGCTGGGTCTGA
- the kdpC gene encoding potassium-transporting ATPase subunit KdpC yields the protein MNTQVQPAQPATPIQGGLLRPMLTIFVVLSAVTGLLYPGVITGISRAVFPHEAAGSLIVKDGRVIGSELIGQPFSDPKYFWGRLSATAPMPYNAAASAGSNLGPSNPALTDAARARIDALREADPGNKAPVPVDLVTASGSGLDPQISPAAAQYQAPRVARLRGLPLERVEALVAANTEKPLLAVMGDPVVNVLQLNLALDAEKR from the coding sequence ATGAATACGCAAGTCCAACCCGCCCAGCCCGCCACGCCCATCCAGGGTGGCCTGCTGCGCCCCATGCTGACGATCTTCGTCGTGCTGTCGGCCGTTACCGGCCTGCTGTACCCCGGCGTGATCACCGGCATCTCGCGCGCCGTGTTCCCGCATGAAGCGGCCGGCTCGCTGATCGTCAAGGACGGCCGGGTCATCGGCTCGGAACTGATCGGCCAGCCGTTCTCGGATCCGAAGTATTTCTGGGGCCGCTTGTCGGCCACCGCGCCCATGCCTTACAACGCGGCGGCTTCCGCCGGCTCCAATCTCGGCCCGAGCAACCCGGCCCTGACCGATGCCGCGCGCGCCCGTATCGACGCGCTGCGCGAGGCGGACCCCGGCAACAAGGCGCCCGTGCCGGTGGATCTGGTCACGGCTTCCGGCAGTGGCCTCGATCCGCAGATCAGCCCGGCAGCCGCGCAGTACCAGGCGCCGCGCGTGGCCCGGTTGCGCGGCTTGCCGCTGGAGCGCGTGGAGGCGCTGGTTGCGGCCAACACGGAAAAGCCGCTGCTCGCGGTGATGGGGGATCCGGTGGTGAATGTGCTCCAGCTGAACCTGGCGCTGGATGCCGAGAAGCGGTGA
- a CDS encoding sensor histidine kinase, which produces MPDTAQRDAPGRPDPDALLQRMQQEGERAARGKLRVYFGASAGVGKTFAMLTAARALREQGSDVVIGVVETHGRAETEALIAGLERLPMKAMPHHKLDDRVLQEFDLDGALARRPALILVDELAHSNASGSRHPKRWQDIEELLSAGIDVWTTVNVQHLDSLNEAVGGITGIRVWETVPDTVFDDADEVILVDLPADELLRRLRDGKVYLPEQARTAATNFFRKGNLIALRELALRRTADRVDDDVRAYRHAESIRPVWRTREAVLACIGTGDDAAQVVKSARRLAGQLDCDWHVVTVATPRLAPLGGHERANIEEAMRLAEELGARTETLAGSDIVQAVAGYVRRHNLTKVVVGRAPGNWRRSGGSLLARGRALLALGLSPFLGARAWLFGRHSFADSLALGCPEIDVIRVAADAMGADTRGRAQPAGGRADVREDPAPNDDSSVVAHRIDYLWAVAWCGGASLLSALTRPWFDLVNIAMLFLAAVVGVALRHGRGPAALASVLSVAAFDFFFVPPRMSFAVSDVQYLVTFAVLLTVGLVIGQLTAGLREQAQVSVERETDARTLYELARELSAALMPEQIIDISSRFLQAALGARSAFFLVSPKGRLLPPVIDPTQRGNDAIDPVLAQWVFDHGQPAGTGTHTLPGSTVLYLPLKAPMQTRGVLAVEPQKWRAFARPERRRQIDVFATLIAIAIERLHYVEVAQQALVSMESERLRSSLLAAVSHDLRTPLTSLIGMAETMQRTEPPLPASLSETVDAMREQALRMRTMVVNLLDMARLQSRDVRMQKEWQSLEELVGAALAGMRDALSRHRVSVADLSALPLVECDAVLMERVLCNLLENAAKYTPPGTGIRISGEVAETEVRLAVADDGPGVPRGQELSIFQKFTRGERESATAGVGLGLAVCEAIVQAHGGRIWVESVNADHTGARFVVALPRGNPPAIEPEPPEALESALLAAHGNGGVPVAHDAANKESS; this is translated from the coding sequence ATGCCTGACACCGCCCAGCGCGACGCCCCCGGCCGGCCCGATCCCGACGCCTTGCTGCAACGCATGCAGCAGGAGGGCGAGCGCGCCGCGCGGGGCAAGCTGCGGGTGTATTTCGGCGCCTCCGCGGGCGTGGGCAAGACCTTCGCCATGCTGACCGCGGCCCGGGCGCTGCGCGAGCAAGGCAGCGATGTCGTGATCGGCGTGGTGGAGACCCATGGCCGCGCCGAGACCGAGGCGCTGATCGCGGGGCTGGAGCGGCTGCCGATGAAGGCCATGCCGCATCACAAGCTCGACGACCGCGTGCTGCAGGAGTTCGACCTGGACGGCGCGCTGGCCCGGCGCCCGGCGCTGATCCTGGTCGACGAGCTGGCGCATTCCAACGCGTCCGGCAGCCGCCACCCCAAGCGCTGGCAGGACATCGAGGAACTGCTCTCGGCCGGCATCGATGTGTGGACCACCGTCAACGTCCAGCACCTGGACAGCCTCAACGAGGCGGTGGGCGGCATCACCGGCATCCGTGTGTGGGAGACGGTACCCGACACGGTCTTCGATGACGCCGACGAAGTCATCCTGGTGGACCTGCCCGCCGACGAATTGCTGCGGCGCCTGCGCGACGGCAAGGTCTACCTGCCGGAGCAGGCGCGCACCGCGGCCACCAATTTTTTCCGCAAGGGCAACCTGATCGCGCTGCGCGAGCTGGCGCTGCGCCGCACCGCCGACCGCGTCGACGACGACGTGCGCGCATACCGCCATGCCGAATCCATCCGGCCGGTATGGCGCACGCGCGAGGCGGTGCTCGCGTGCATCGGCACCGGCGACGATGCCGCGCAGGTGGTCAAGAGCGCGCGCCGGCTGGCCGGGCAGCTCGACTGCGACTGGCATGTGGTCACGGTGGCCACGCCGCGCCTGGCGCCGCTTGGCGGGCACGAGCGCGCGAATATCGAGGAGGCGATGCGGCTGGCCGAAGAGCTGGGCGCGCGCACCGAGACGCTGGCCGGCAGCGATATCGTGCAGGCGGTGGCGGGATATGTGCGGCGCCACAACCTCACCAAGGTGGTGGTCGGGCGGGCCCCCGGCAACTGGCGCCGCAGCGGCGGCAGCCTCCTGGCGCGCGGCCGGGCGTTGCTGGCACTCGGCCTGTCGCCGTTCCTGGGCGCGCGCGCCTGGCTGTTCGGGCGCCACAGCTTTGCCGATTCGCTGGCGCTCGGCTGCCCGGAGATCGACGTGATCCGCGTGGCCGCCGACGCCATGGGCGCTGATACGCGCGGCCGCGCGCAACCGGCTGGCGGGCGCGCCGACGTGCGCGAGGATCCGGCGCCCAACGACGACAGCAGCGTGGTGGCGCACCGCATCGACTACCTGTGGGCGGTCGCATGGTGCGGGGGCGCCAGCTTGTTGTCGGCGCTGACGCGGCCGTGGTTCGACCTGGTCAATATCGCGATGTTGTTCCTCGCGGCCGTGGTCGGCGTGGCGCTGCGCCACGGCCGAGGCCCCGCTGCGCTGGCCTCGGTGCTGTCGGTGGCGGCCTTCGACTTTTTCTTCGTGCCGCCGCGCATGTCCTTCGCGGTGAGCGACGTGCAGTACCTCGTGACGTTCGCGGTGTTGCTGACGGTGGGCCTGGTGATCGGCCAGCTTACCGCCGGGCTGCGCGAGCAGGCCCAGGTGTCGGTGGAGCGCGAGACCGATGCGCGCACCCTGTATGAGCTGGCGCGCGAGTTGTCCGCTGCCTTGATGCCCGAGCAGATCATCGACATCAGCAGCCGCTTCCTGCAAGCCGCGCTTGGCGCGCGTTCGGCATTCTTCCTTGTCTCGCCCAAGGGGCGGTTGTTGCCGCCGGTGATCGACCCCACGCAGCGTGGCAATGACGCGATCGATCCCGTGCTGGCGCAATGGGTGTTCGATCACGGCCAGCCCGCCGGCACCGGCACGCATACGCTGCCGGGCAGCACCGTGCTCTACCTGCCGCTCAAGGCGCCGATGCAGACGCGCGGCGTGCTCGCGGTGGAGCCGCAGAAGTGGCGCGCCTTCGCGCGGCCAGAGCGGCGCCGCCAGATCGACGTGTTCGCCACGCTGATCGCCATCGCCATCGAGCGGCTGCATTACGTGGAGGTCGCGCAGCAGGCGCTGGTGTCGATGGAGTCGGAGCGCCTGCGCAGCTCGCTGCTGGCCGCCGTCTCGCATGATCTGCGCACGCCGCTGACCAGCCTGATCGGCATGGCCGAGACCATGCAGCGCACCGAGCCGCCGCTGCCTGCGTCGCTGTCGGAAACTGTCGATGCCATGCGCGAGCAAGCGCTGCGCATGCGCACCATGGTGGTCAACCTGCTCGACATGGCGCGGCTGCAAAGCCGTGACGTGCGCATGCAAAAGGAGTGGCAGTCGCTCGAAGAGCTGGTGGGCGCGGCGCTTGCCGGCATGCGTGATGCGTTGTCGCGGCACCGCGTGTCGGTCGCGGATCTATCGGCGCTGCCGCTGGTGGAGTGCGATGCGGTGCTGATGGAGCGCGTGCTGTGCAACCTGCTGGAGAACGCTGCCAAGTACACGCCGCCGGGCACCGGCATCCGCATCTCCGGCGAAGTGGCTGAAACGGAGGTGCGGCTCGCGGTGGCGGACGATGGCCCCGGCGTGCCGCGCGGGCAAGAGCTCTCGATCTTCCAGAAATTCACGCGCGGCGAGCGCGAGTCCGCGACCGCGGGCGTTGGCCTCGGGCTGGCCGTGTGCGAGGCCATCGTGCAGGCGCACGGCGGGCGCATCTGGGTGGAGAGCGTGAATGCGGACCACACCGGTGCACGTTTTGTCGTGGCGCTGCCGCGCGGCAATCCGCCTGCGATCGAGCCCGAGCCGCCCGAGGCACTTGAATCGGCGCTGCTAGCCGCGCACGGCAACGGCGGCGTGCCGGTTGCGCACGATGCCGCAAACAAGGAGTCCAGCTGA
- the kdpE gene encoding two-component system response regulator KdpE codes for MGFEFSPTVLLVEDEPHIRRFVREALQAEGCAVHEAETLKRGLIDAGTRQPDVVILDLGLPDGDGMTLIREMRTWTEVPVLVLSARSGEDDKIAALDAGADDYLTKPFGVGELIARVRVLLRRHARTNPQGTPQIGFGEVQIDLANRVVTRAGQDVHLTPIEYRLLAVLIAHRGKVMTHRELLREVWGPAHSESSHYLRVYMGHLRHKLEADPAQPLHLMTEVGVGYRFVG; via the coding sequence ATGGGATTTGAATTTTCGCCAACTGTCTTGCTGGTCGAAGACGAGCCGCATATCCGGCGCTTCGTGCGCGAGGCGCTGCAGGCAGAAGGCTGCGCCGTGCATGAAGCCGAGACGCTCAAGCGCGGCCTGATCGATGCCGGCACGCGCCAGCCCGACGTGGTGATCCTCGACCTGGGCCTGCCCGATGGCGATGGCATGACGCTGATCCGCGAGATGCGTACCTGGACCGAAGTGCCGGTGCTGGTGCTATCGGCGCGTTCCGGCGAGGACGACAAGATCGCCGCGCTGGACGCTGGCGCGGACGACTACCTGACCAAGCCCTTCGGCGTGGGCGAGCTGATCGCGCGTGTGCGCGTGCTGCTGCGCCGCCACGCCAGGACCAATCCGCAAGGCACGCCGCAGATCGGCTTTGGCGAGGTGCAGATCGACCTGGCTAACCGCGTGGTCACCCGCGCCGGGCAGGATGTGCACCTGACGCCGATCGAGTATCGCCTGCTCGCCGTGCTGATCGCGCATCGCGGCAAGGTCATGACGCATCGCGAACTGCTGCGTGAAGTCTGGGGGCCGGCGCACTCGGAGAGCAGCCACTACCTACGGGTGTACATGGGGCACCTGCGGCACAAGCTGGAAGCCGATCCCGCGCAACCCTTGCACCTGATGACGGAGGTGGGGGTGGGATATCGGTTCGTGGGGTGA